A single Anopheles funestus chromosome 2RL, idAnoFuneDA-416_04, whole genome shotgun sequence DNA region contains:
- the LOC125764346 gene encoding uncharacterized protein LOC125764346, whose protein sequence is MHSLKGHRLIIVGTVLITLELQFFLCQPTTPDLRQRESKARIDQLQTKSMLHTIDSKAKLDGLNRALYEQLQHSRANLRPLQARATQLQHHFDAFQRTARRATADPARKRNARNELLQEAQRFRAAVERKLQSFGPVDQHYRNMRTVLQSKSKNAVLPSGWVDRDTERQMELNERIYKNIINLLVQLIECPVNIIHDVMGPSVTTVTTLLPPESPTDNGVEDEDDGTTEGNTYYDEREPIELNQDVNALPWLEGFHY, encoded by the exons ATGCATTCACTTAAAGGTCATCGGTTAATTATAGTAGGAACAGTGCTGATTACGTTGGAGTTGCAATTTTTCCTGTGCCAGC CAACTACGCCCGATTTACGGCAGCGAGAATCAAAGGCACGCATCGACCAGCTTCAAACAAAATCGATGCTACACACTATCGACTCCAAAGCGAAGCTGGACGGATTGAACCGTGCATTGTACGAGCAGCTACAACACAGCCGTGCCAATCTACGGCCCTTACAAGCAAGAGCCACTCAGCTGCAGCACCATTTTGATGCCTTTCAACGTACAGCGCGCCGAGCAACGGCGGATCCTGCCCGTAAGCGCAACGCACGCAACGAACTATTACAAGAGGCACAAAGGTTTCGGGCCGCCGTCGAACGTAAGTTGCAAAGCTTCGGTCCCGTTGATCAGCACTACCGGAACATGCGAACGGTGCTTCAATCGAAATCGAAGAATGCAGTACTTCCGAGTGGCTGGGTCGACCGTGACACCGAGCGTCAGATGGAGCTAAACGAGCGTATCTACAAGAACATCATCAACCTGCTGGTACAGCTGATCGAATGTCCGGTTAACATCATACACGACGTAATGGGACCGTCCGTAACGACTGTTACGACTCTTCTACCACCAGAAAGTCCTACGGACAATGGAGTGGAGGATGAGGACGATGGCACAACGGAAGGAAACACATATTACGACGAACGTGAACCCATCGAGCTAAACCAAGATGTCAATGCCTTACCGTGGCTGGAGGGATTTCATTACTAA